One Paracidovorax avenae ATCC 19860 genomic region harbors:
- the lysA gene encoding diaminopimelate decarboxylase translates to MTLNALPGHPHIAYRGDDLFIESVRAADLAQELGTPLYVYSRASMLSALEAYQRGFAGRKVQICYAMKANSSLAVLQLFARAGCGFDIVSAGELRRVLAAGGEAGKVIFSGVGKTRQEMREALEAGIGCFNVESEPELEVLSEVAMACGRRAPVSIRVNPNVDPKTHPYISTGLKGNKFGVAHERTVATYQRAAALPGLQVVGIDCHIGSQITEATPYLDAVDRMLDLVAQIESAGIPIHHIDFGGGLGIDYNGDTPPAADALWTQLLARLDARGYGDRQFMIEPGRSLVGNAGVCLTEVLYVKPGEQKNFCIVDAAMNDLPRPAMYQAFHGIVPVAAPAPGAAPAVYDVVGPVCESGDWIGRDRTLAVRSGDRLAVLSAGAYCSSMGSNYNTRARPAEVLVDGGQAHLIRVREPLEDTFRHEKLPG, encoded by the coding sequence ATGACGCTGAACGCACTGCCCGGGCACCCCCACATCGCCTACCGGGGCGACGACCTTTTCATCGAATCCGTGCGTGCCGCCGACCTGGCGCAGGAGCTCGGCACTCCGCTCTACGTCTATTCCAGGGCGTCCATGCTCTCGGCCCTGGAGGCCTACCAGCGGGGCTTCGCGGGCCGCAAGGTGCAGATCTGCTATGCCATGAAGGCCAACTCCTCCCTGGCCGTGCTGCAGCTGTTCGCGCGGGCCGGCTGCGGCTTCGACATCGTTTCCGCGGGCGAGCTCCGGCGCGTGCTGGCGGCGGGAGGCGAGGCAGGCAAGGTGATCTTCTCGGGCGTGGGCAAGACGCGCCAGGAGATGCGCGAGGCCCTCGAAGCCGGCATCGGCTGCTTCAACGTCGAGAGCGAGCCCGAACTCGAGGTGCTGAGCGAAGTCGCGATGGCCTGCGGCCGGCGCGCGCCGGTGAGCATCCGCGTGAATCCCAACGTGGATCCGAAGACCCATCCCTACATCTCCACCGGTCTCAAGGGCAACAAGTTCGGCGTGGCCCACGAGCGCACGGTGGCCACTTACCAGCGCGCCGCAGCCCTGCCGGGCCTGCAGGTGGTGGGCATCGATTGCCACATCGGCTCGCAGATCACCGAGGCCACGCCGTACCTCGACGCCGTGGACCGCATGCTCGACCTGGTCGCGCAGATCGAGTCGGCCGGCATTCCCATCCACCACATCGATTTCGGTGGCGGCCTGGGCATCGACTACAACGGCGACACGCCGCCCGCGGCGGATGCGCTGTGGACGCAGTTGCTCGCGCGCCTCGACGCACGCGGCTACGGCGACCGGCAGTTCATGATCGAGCCCGGACGCTCCCTCGTGGGCAATGCGGGCGTCTGCCTGACCGAGGTGCTCTACGTGAAGCCGGGCGAGCAGAAGAACTTCTGCATCGTCGATGCCGCGATGAACGACCTGCCCCGCCCGGCGATGTACCAGGCGTTCCATGGCATCGTGCCGGTGGCCGCGCCTGCCCCTGGCGCGGCACCCGCCGTGTACGACGTGGTCGGCCCGGTGTGCGAGAGCGGCGACTGGATCGGCCGGGACCGGACTCTGGCCGTGCGGTCCGGCGACCGGCTGGCCGTGCTGTCCGCGGGGGCCTATTGCAGCTCCATGGGCAGCAACTACAACACCCGTGCACGGCCCGCCGAAGTGCTGGTGGACGGCGGACAGGCCCACCTGATCCGCGTGCGCGAGCCGTTGGAAGACACGTTCCGCCACGAGAAACTGCCCGGCTGA
- a CDS encoding c-type cytochrome has translation MKKLLAPMLMAAALAVAAFPASAQAPAAGQKAGRPDLAKGEASFAAVCAACHAADGNSTIVANPKLAQQHPEYLVKQLQEFKSGKRSDPVMQGIAATLSEDDMRNIAWWAASKQAKPGFAKDKDLVALGERIYRGGIADRNIAACAGCHSPNGAGIPAQYPRLSGQHADYTAKQLAAFRDGKRANSVQMTQVAAKLNDREIRAVADYIAGLR, from the coding sequence ATGAAGAAACTGCTTGCTCCCATGCTGATGGCTGCCGCGCTGGCGGTGGCCGCCTTCCCGGCCTCGGCCCAGGCACCCGCGGCGGGACAGAAGGCGGGCAGGCCGGACCTGGCCAAGGGCGAGGCCAGCTTCGCCGCGGTGTGCGCGGCCTGCCATGCGGCCGACGGCAACTCCACCATCGTGGCCAATCCCAAGCTGGCCCAGCAGCACCCCGAATACCTCGTCAAGCAGCTGCAGGAGTTCAAGTCCGGCAAGCGCAGCGACCCGGTGATGCAAGGCATCGCCGCCACGTTGTCGGAAGACGACATGCGCAACATCGCCTGGTGGGCGGCCAGCAAGCAGGCCAAGCCCGGCTTCGCCAAGGACAAGGACCTCGTCGCCCTGGGCGAACGCATCTACCGCGGCGGCATCGCCGACCGCAACATCGCCGCATGCGCGGGCTGCCACAGCCCCAACGGCGCCGGCATCCCGGCCCAGTATCCGCGCCTGTCGGGCCAGCATGCCGACTACACGGCCAAGCAGCTGGCCGCGTTCCGCGACGGCAAGCGCGCCAACAGCGTGCAGATGACCCAGGTCGCCGCCAAGCTCAACGACCGCGAGATCCGCGCCGTGGCGGACTACATCGCCGGCCTGCGCTGA
- the cyaY gene encoding iron donor protein CyaY gives MTDLEFLDHAEKLLLAVEQGCDRINDTTDADLDAQRSGGMVTITFPNRSQIVINLQKPLHEIWMAAQSGGYHYRLEEGAWKDTKGAGEFFEALSRDASRQAGMPLSFSAA, from the coding sequence ATGACCGACCTCGAATTCCTGGACCATGCCGAGAAACTGCTGCTGGCGGTGGAGCAGGGCTGCGACCGCATCAACGACACCACCGATGCCGACCTGGACGCCCAGCGCTCGGGCGGCATGGTGACCATCACCTTCCCCAACCGCAGCCAGATCGTCATCAACCTGCAGAAACCGTTGCACGAGATCTGGATGGCGGCGCAGTCGGGCGGCTACCACTACCGGCTGGAGGAGGGCGCCTGGAAGGACACCAAAGGCGCAGGCGAGTTCTTCGAGGCCCTGAGCCGGGACGCGTCCCGGCAGGCGGGCATGCCGCTGTCGTTCTCCGCGGCCTGA
- a CDS encoding MBL fold metallo-hydrolase: MASEPLELYRDKHHACLMFSDLIEEDGQAVQANQFLIVDGDTGAIIDPGGNLAFNELFMGMSKHFAPHKLSYLIASHADPDIIASLDRWMTSTKATLVISRIWERFAPHFTKVGKTENRVIGVPDAGGHLPLGRHELVLLPAHFMHSEGNFHFYDPVSKILFTGDLGVSMTSGAEARTPVTDLRPHIPRMEGFHRRYMVSNKILRLWTRMARQLDIAMLVPQHGAPIMGRQAIADFFDWIENLQCGIDLFDDRAYQLPTALIDPATRQVRPSLQAVRA; encoded by the coding sequence ATGGCATCGGAACCACTGGAACTGTATCGAGACAAGCACCACGCGTGCCTGATGTTCTCCGACCTCATCGAGGAGGACGGGCAGGCGGTGCAGGCCAACCAGTTCCTCATCGTGGACGGGGACACCGGGGCGATCATCGATCCGGGCGGCAACCTGGCCTTCAACGAGCTGTTCATGGGCATGAGCAAGCACTTCGCCCCGCACAAGCTCTCCTACCTCATCGCCTCGCACGCCGATCCGGACATCATCGCCTCGCTCGACCGGTGGATGACCAGCACGAAGGCCACGCTGGTGATTTCGCGCATCTGGGAGCGGTTCGCGCCGCACTTCACCAAGGTGGGCAAGACCGAGAACCGCGTGATCGGCGTGCCCGACGCCGGCGGTCACCTGCCGCTGGGCCGCCACGAACTGGTGCTGCTGCCCGCGCACTTCATGCATTCCGAGGGCAACTTCCATTTCTACGACCCGGTGAGCAAGATCCTCTTCACGGGCGACCTGGGAGTCTCGATGACCTCGGGGGCCGAGGCGCGCACGCCGGTCACCGACCTGCGCCCGCACATCCCGCGCATGGAGGGCTTCCACCGCCGGTACATGGTGTCCAACAAGATCCTGCGTCTGTGGACGCGCATGGCCCGCCAGCTCGACATCGCCATGCTGGTGCCGCAGCACGGCGCACCCATCATGGGCCGGCAGGCGATCGCTGACTTCTTCGACTGGATCGAGAACCTGCAGTGCGGCATCGACCTGTTCGACGATCGTGCCTACCAGTTGCCCACGGCGCTCATCGATCCGGCCACCCGGCAGGTGCGACCGTCGCTGCAGGCAGTGCGGGCCTGA
- the lptM gene encoding LPS translocon maturation chaperone LptM has product MSVLAACTVAALTGCGQRGPLYLPGDPAASQRATLPQTLDPMRDAPTPSPIPAPSLVPAEPAIPASAAPTPSPAASPAPSPASSPASAPTTP; this is encoded by the coding sequence GTGTCCGTCCTTGCTGCCTGTACGGTTGCCGCGCTGACGGGCTGCGGGCAGCGCGGCCCGCTCTACCTGCCGGGCGACCCCGCGGCCAGCCAGCGTGCCACGCTGCCGCAGACGCTCGACCCCATGCGCGACGCACCGACGCCCTCGCCGATCCCGGCGCCGTCCCTGGTACCCGCAGAGCCGGCGATACCGGCTTCGGCGGCGCCCACACCATCGCCTGCCGCATCGCCCGCGCCCTCCCCGGCGTCCTCTCCTGCCTCCGCCCCCACCACTCCATGA
- a CDS encoding sulfite oxidase heme-binding subunit YedZ gives MKKLLLHPAAKPVVFAICLLPFAWLVYGVFADRLGPNPAETLIRASGDWALRGLWIALAVTPLRLLTGTPALARFRRMLGLFAFFYALLHLLCYAWLDMGFDIPEIARDIAKRPFILVGMLTFALLLVLAATSFNRAIRWLGGKRWQALHRAVYVASVLALLHFFWMRAGKNFFGEVAIYAAILAVLLGWRIGKALRGARAARAVAS, from the coding sequence ATGAAGAAACTGTTGCTGCACCCCGCCGCCAAGCCGGTGGTCTTCGCGATCTGCCTGCTGCCTTTCGCCTGGCTGGTGTATGGCGTGTTCGCCGATCGCCTGGGCCCCAATCCTGCCGAAACGCTCATCCGTGCGTCGGGCGACTGGGCCTTGCGCGGACTGTGGATCGCGCTGGCGGTGACGCCGCTGCGCCTGCTCACCGGCACGCCGGCACTGGCGCGGTTCCGCCGCATGCTCGGGCTGTTCGCCTTTTTCTATGCGCTCCTGCACTTGCTGTGCTACGCCTGGCTGGACATGGGGTTCGACATTCCGGAAATTGCGCGCGACATCGCCAAGCGCCCCTTCATCCTCGTGGGCATGCTCACCTTCGCACTGCTGCTGGTGCTCGCGGCCACCTCGTTCAACCGGGCCATCCGCTGGCTGGGTGGCAAGCGCTGGCAGGCGCTGCACCGCGCCGTGTACGTGGCTTCTGTTCTGGCGCTGCTGCATTTCTTCTGGATGCGGGCGGGCAAGAACTTCTTCGGCGAAGTCGCCATCTACGCGGCCATCCTGGCCGTGCTGCTGGGATGGCGCATCGGGAAGGCGTTGCGCGGCGCGCGTGCTGCCAGGGCGGTGGCGTCCTGA
- the msrP gene encoding protein-methionine-sulfoxide reductase catalytic subunit MsrP, with protein MLIRNHDDGFLHPAGSEITPRALYEGRRDLMKLMAAGAAGAALATWAGREALAQTARPGKLAALPSVPSKVAGATTIEKLTDYKDASTYNNFYEFGVDKSDPARNAHTLKTSPWTVEVEGLVNKPGKFTLEDLLKLSPQEERIYRLRCVEGWSMVIPWVGYSLAELIKRVEPQGSAKYVEFVTLADKKTMPYVDRPVLDWPYTEGLRMDEAMHPLTLLAFGMYGEVLPNQNGAPVRLVVPWKYGFKSAKSLVKIRFVEKEPGTAWNKAAKQEYGFYSNVNPNVDHPRWSQATERRIGEDGLFAKKRKTLMFNGYEAQVGQLYAGMDLKKFY; from the coding sequence ATGCTCATCCGTAACCACGACGACGGCTTTCTCCACCCCGCCGGCAGCGAGATCACTCCCCGCGCGCTTTACGAGGGACGCCGCGACCTCATGAAGCTGATGGCCGCGGGCGCGGCCGGTGCGGCCCTGGCCACCTGGGCTGGCCGGGAAGCCCTGGCCCAGACGGCGCGCCCGGGCAAGCTGGCGGCCCTGCCGTCCGTGCCCAGCAAGGTAGCGGGCGCCACCACCATCGAGAAGCTGACCGACTACAAGGACGCCAGCACCTACAACAACTTCTATGAATTCGGCGTGGACAAGAGCGATCCCGCGCGCAATGCCCATACCCTGAAGACCTCGCCCTGGACGGTAGAGGTCGAGGGCCTTGTCAACAAGCCCGGCAAGTTCACCCTCGAGGACCTGCTCAAGCTTAGCCCCCAGGAAGAGCGCATCTACCGCTTGCGCTGCGTCGAGGGCTGGTCGATGGTCATTCCCTGGGTGGGCTATTCGCTGGCCGAACTCATCAAGCGCGTCGAGCCCCAGGGCAGTGCCAAGTACGTCGAGTTCGTGACCCTGGCCGACAAGAAGACCATGCCCTACGTGGACCGGCCCGTGCTCGACTGGCCCTACACGGAGGGCCTGCGCATGGACGAGGCCATGCACCCCCTGACGCTGCTGGCCTTCGGCATGTACGGCGAGGTGCTTCCCAACCAGAACGGCGCGCCCGTGCGCCTCGTGGTGCCCTGGAAGTACGGCTTCAAGAGCGCCAAGAGCCTTGTCAAGATCCGTTTCGTCGAGAAGGAGCCCGGCACGGCCTGGAACAAGGCGGCGAAGCAGGAGTACGGCTTCTATTCCAACGTGAACCCCAACGTGGACCATCCGCGCTGGAGCCAGGCGACGGAACGCCGCATCGGCGAGGACGGCCTGTTCGCCAAGAAGCGCAAGACGCTGATGTTCAACGGCTACGAAGCGCAGGTCGGCCAGCTGTACGCAGGCATGGATCTCAAGAAGTTTTATTGA
- the ccsB gene encoding c-type cytochrome biogenesis protein CcsB, with product MNTATTTITLSEGYFARRNWFDWMFAAIVAAGGLYALQRYGAFMDVYEKGILLGAIPCTVWLGWFWRPLRTLMLAVAAFALLAIGLYQQDGAGSLARADTVFGLKYFLSSQSAILWMSMLFFISTVFYWLGMFARGERGTLSLLGSRIAWVAIAMALTGTLVRWYESYLIGPDIGHIPVSNLYEVFVLFCWMTAAFYLYYEEQYATRALGGFVMLVVSAAVGFLLWYTVVREAHEIQPLVPALKSWWMKLHVPANFIGYGTFALAAMVAFAYLIKQQAGETRWWKLAPLWMLGVVLCFEPIVFRQGAAENGGSYWMVYFGISALIVAGILLGRRRIAERLPSFEVLDDVMYKAIAVGFAFFTIATVLGALWAAEAWGGYWSWDPKETWALIVWLNYAAWLHMRLMKGLRGTVSAWWALVGLGVTTFAFLGVNMWLSGLHSYGTL from the coding sequence ATGAACACGGCGACCACCACCATCACCCTGAGCGAAGGTTATTTCGCGCGCCGCAACTGGTTCGACTGGATGTTCGCGGCCATCGTGGCGGCGGGCGGCCTCTATGCCCTGCAGCGCTACGGCGCCTTCATGGACGTGTACGAGAAGGGCATCCTGCTCGGCGCCATCCCGTGCACGGTCTGGCTGGGGTGGTTCTGGCGGCCGCTGCGCACGCTGATGCTGGCGGTGGCGGCCTTCGCCTTGCTGGCCATCGGCCTCTACCAGCAGGACGGCGCGGGCAGCCTGGCGCGCGCAGACACGGTCTTCGGCCTCAAGTACTTTCTCTCCAGCCAGTCCGCCATCCTCTGGATGAGCATGCTGTTCTTCATCAGCACCGTCTTCTACTGGCTGGGCATGTTCGCCCGCGGCGAGCGCGGCACGCTCTCCCTGCTGGGCTCGCGCATCGCCTGGGTGGCGATCGCCATGGCGCTGACCGGCACGCTGGTGCGCTGGTACGAGAGCTACCTCATCGGGCCGGACATCGGCCACATTCCCGTGAGCAACCTCTACGAGGTCTTCGTGCTGTTCTGCTGGATGACGGCCGCGTTCTACCTCTATTACGAGGAGCAGTACGCGACGCGCGCGCTCGGCGGCTTCGTCATGCTGGTGGTGAGTGCCGCCGTGGGTTTCCTGCTCTGGTACACCGTCGTGCGGGAGGCCCACGAGATCCAGCCCCTGGTGCCGGCCTTGAAGAGCTGGTGGATGAAGCTGCACGTGCCCGCCAACTTCATCGGCTACGGCACCTTCGCGCTCGCCGCCATGGTGGCCTTCGCCTATCTCATCAAGCAGCAGGCCGGCGAGACGCGCTGGTGGAAGCTCGCGCCGCTGTGGATGCTCGGCGTGGTGCTGTGCTTCGAGCCCATCGTGTTCCGCCAGGGCGCTGCCGAGAACGGCGGCAGCTACTGGATGGTGTATTTCGGCATCTCCGCGCTCATCGTCGCCGGCATCCTCCTGGGCCGCCGGCGCATCGCCGAGAGGCTGCCGTCCTTCGAGGTGCTCGACGACGTGATGTACAAGGCCATCGCGGTGGGCTTCGCCTTTTTCACCATCGCCACCGTGCTGGGCGCTCTCTGGGCGGCCGAGGCCTGGGGCGGCTACTGGAGCTGGGACCCGAAGGAGACCTGGGCGCTCATTGTCTGGCTCAACTATGCGGCCTGGCTGCACATGCGGCTGATGAAGGGGCTGCGCGGCACGGTATCGGCCTGGTGGGCGCTGGTGGGCCTCGGGGTCACCACCTTCGCTTTCCTGGGCGTCAACATGTGGCTTTCCGGGCTGCACAGCTATGGAACGTTGTAA
- a CDS encoding cytochrome c biogenesis protein ResB, protein MSDIAHGHPLPSRTAPARALVELLSSMRFAISLLTVICIASVIGTVLKQHEPAANYVNQFGPFWAELFLALRLNAVYSAWWFLLILAFLVTSTSLCIARNAPRYLADLRSYKENVREQSLKAFHHRAHAVLGAETPEAAARRIGGLLAGGGWKVRLQQRDTSAGPGTGWMVAAKAGAANKIGYIAAHSAIVLICLGGLLDGDLIVRAQMWLGGKTPYTGGGMVSEVGAEHRLSERNPTFRGNLFVAEGTQSGTAILNQSDGVLLQELPFSIELKKFIVEHYSTGMPKLFASEIVIHDRATGEAVPARVEVNHPASYRGIEIYQSSFDDGGSLLKLRAVPMAPGVRPFEVEGTVGGSTRIERAGTGAEKDADAAQALTLEFTGLRTINVENFGAGAGGSGADVRKVDLRHSIESRLGAGNKTSTPKELRNVGPSVTYKLRDAAGQAREFHNYMLPVDTGDGQPVFLLGVRETPADPFRFLRVPVDDQGRMDGFLRMRMALADPVLREQAVRRYVAHAVDGSRPELADQLAQSTLRALSIFAGAAEPGKAATGSPQRGGLQAISEFMEANVPPAERERAGEVLIRILNGALFELAQLTRERAGLAPLPQDEATRAFMTQAVLSLSDAQAYPAPMAFELADFKQVQASVFQVARAPGKNVVYLGCALLILGVFAMLYVRERRVWVWLAPAGNGEGADATMALSTNRKTMDGDREFARLTEKLIGARPHHGGITA, encoded by the coding sequence ATGTCCGACATCGCCCACGGCCATCCGCTTCCGTCCCGCACCGCACCCGCGCGGGCCCTGGTCGAGCTGCTGTCGTCCATGCGTTTCGCCATCTCGCTGCTCACGGTGATCTGCATCGCCTCGGTGATCGGCACCGTGCTCAAGCAGCACGAGCCCGCGGCGAACTACGTGAACCAGTTCGGGCCCTTCTGGGCCGAACTCTTCCTGGCGCTGCGGCTGAATGCCGTGTACAGCGCGTGGTGGTTCCTGCTGATCCTCGCCTTCCTGGTGACCAGCACTTCGCTGTGCATTGCCCGCAATGCGCCGCGCTATCTCGCCGACCTGCGCAGCTACAAGGAAAACGTCCGGGAGCAGAGCCTGAAGGCCTTCCACCACCGCGCGCATGCGGTGCTCGGCGCCGAGACGCCGGAGGCCGCGGCACGGCGCATCGGGGGACTGCTGGCCGGCGGAGGCTGGAAGGTCCGCCTGCAGCAGCGCGACACCTCCGCCGGGCCGGGAACGGGGTGGATGGTGGCCGCCAAGGCCGGGGCCGCCAACAAGATCGGCTACATCGCCGCGCACAGCGCCATCGTGCTCATCTGCCTGGGGGGCCTGCTGGACGGCGACCTGATCGTGCGCGCCCAGATGTGGCTGGGGGGCAAGACGCCATACACCGGCGGGGGAATGGTGTCCGAGGTGGGCGCGGAGCACCGGCTTTCCGAACGCAATCCCACCTTCCGGGGCAATCTGTTCGTGGCCGAGGGCACCCAGTCCGGCACCGCCATCCTGAACCAGTCCGACGGCGTGTTGTTGCAGGAGCTGCCGTTTTCCATCGAACTGAAGAAATTCATCGTGGAGCACTACTCCACGGGCATGCCCAAGCTCTTCGCGAGCGAGATCGTCATCCATGACCGCGCCACCGGCGAAGCCGTGCCCGCCCGCGTGGAGGTGAACCACCCCGCCAGCTACCGGGGGATCGAGATCTACCAGTCGAGCTTCGATGACGGCGGCTCCCTGCTCAAGCTGCGCGCCGTGCCCATGGCGCCGGGCGTGCGGCCATTCGAGGTGGAAGGAACCGTGGGCGGCTCCACGCGCATCGAGCGCGCTGGCACGGGTGCCGAGAAAGATGCGGATGCCGCACAGGCCCTCACGCTGGAATTCACGGGACTGCGCACCATCAACGTCGAGAACTTCGGCGCCGGGGCCGGCGGCTCCGGCGCTGACGTGCGCAAGGTGGACCTGCGGCATTCCATCGAGTCGCGCCTCGGGGCGGGCAACAAGACGTCCACGCCCAAGGAATTGCGCAACGTGGGCCCGAGCGTCACCTACAAGCTGCGCGATGCCGCGGGCCAGGCGCGCGAATTCCACAACTACATGCTGCCGGTGGACACGGGCGACGGCCAGCCCGTGTTCCTGCTGGGAGTGCGCGAGACCCCGGCCGATCCCTTCCGGTTCCTGCGCGTGCCGGTCGATGACCAGGGCCGCATGGACGGCTTCCTGCGCATGCGCATGGCGCTGGCCGACCCTGTACTCCGCGAGCAGGCGGTGCGGCGCTACGTGGCCCATGCGGTGGACGGCTCCCGGCCCGAACTGGCCGATCAGCTCGCGCAGTCCACGCTGCGCGCACTGTCGATCTTCGCCGGCGCGGCGGAGCCCGGCAAGGCCGCCACGGGCAGCCCGCAGCGCGGAGGGCTGCAGGCCATCTCGGAGTTCATGGAGGCGAACGTGCCGCCCGCCGAGCGCGAGCGGGCCGGCGAGGTGCTGATCCGCATCCTGAACGGCGCGCTGTTCGAGCTCGCCCAGCTGACGCGCGAGCGCGCGGGCCTCGCGCCCCTGCCGCAGGACGAGGCCACCCGCGCCTTCATGACGCAGGCCGTGCTGTCGCTGAGCGACGCCCAGGCCTATCCGGCGCCGATGGCGTTCGAGCTGGCGGATTTCAAGCAGGTGCAGGCCAGCGTGTTCCAGGTGGCGCGCGCCCCGGGCAAGAACGTGGTGTACCTGGGCTGCGCGCTGCTGATCCTGGGCGTGTTCGCGATGCTCTACGTGCGCGAGCGGCGCGTGTGGGTGTGGCTGGCGCCGGCCGGGAACGGAGAGGGGGCCGACGCCACCATGGCCCTGTCCACCAACCGCAAGACCATGGACGGCGACCGCGAATTCGCCCGGCTCACCGAGAAACTCATCGGGGCCCGGCCCCACCACGGAGGCATCACCGCATGA